The sequence GGTGCATATCCGTACCCTGCGCAAGAAGCTTGGAGAAGACATCAATAAGAATAAATTCATCAAGACCATTTGGGGCGTGGGGTACACGTTCAATGAATAATATACGTTCAATGAATAAGAGCAATCGCAGCTTTCGGACCACAATGATTCTGCTGCTGGGCTTAAGTATGCTTTTGTCCGGTGGGATCACGTATGGGGTCTATCGAATTCTTCAACTCTATTATGTCGGTGTTCGCCGTGAAGATCAGCTGGCCGAATACCGTCATATCATGGGCAATATCGGGGATATTTATTTTTTTCTGATCCTATTCATTCCCCTGGCTATTCTTTTTTTCTTTTTGTTCACTAAGCCGTATCTTACCTATTTTAATGAAATCTCCAAGGGGATCCATCATCTGGCCAATGGTGAATTTAAGAATAGGGTGCATATTTCCTCAAGAGATGAGTTCAGAATCATTGCTGAGGATCTTAATCTGGCGAGCGAAAAGCTGCAAGAGGCCGTGGAAAAAGGGGATTTTGCCGAGAACAGCAAGGATCAGTTGGTCGTGAATTTGGCTCATGATTTACGCACCCCCCTTACTTCAGTATTGGGTTATTTAGATTTAATTCTTAAGGATGAAGGGCTGACAGAGGAGCAGATCAAACATTTTATCTCGATTGCCTTCAACAAATCTCAACGTCTGGAGAAGCTGATTGATGGCTTGTTCGATATTACTAGAATGAACTATGGCATGCTGCCTGTCGAAAAGAAGCGAATAGACGTTAGTGAGCTGCTGAGGCAATTAAATGAGGAACTGTATCCTGTGTTTGAGAAGAATCACCTGATATCCAGGCTCAATATTACGCCTAACCTATACATTTCTGGCGATGGAGAACTGCTGGCACGTGTATTCGAGAATCTACTGACCAATGCCAACCGTTATGGGAAGGATGGACTGTATGTAGATATCAATTGTCACCTGGATTCAGGGCATGTAGTGATTCAGGTCGTTAACTATGGGGGACATATTGCTCCAGAAGATTTGCCGCATATTTTCGATATGTACTATACGAGTGACCGGTCACGAACACATCAAGAGGGCAGCACGGGTCTAGGTCTATTCATTGCCCGGAATATTGTGGTGCAGCATGAGGGGACCCTTTCGGTCGAGAGTAATGTTGTGCGGACCTTGTTTGAAGTTCAACTGCCGCTGGCGTCTATCATTTAAGAAAAACTTTATCTTTGCCCTGCTTTTTTTTTAACTAGTTTTCTCTATCCTGATTGTATGAGGAGTTAAGGGGGAAATAGTTGATGAAGAAGTGGGGCTTTTTTCTATTTATTGTAGTGCTCTTGGGATATGCCATTTTTGGTGCCAAAGAATATCTTCAACAGAAACTGGAGGATTTCGATGGAAAATATGAGAATCAGGGAATGAGTATAAACAATTCCAAGACGATCGAAATTGTTCCACAGGATCAGCTGTACCAAGGGGATTTGATACTGGTCAACAAGGAGTATCCTATTCATCAGGAAGGTGTGAAATCCGACATTGTGAATGTATCAGATCATGCGGATTTGATGCAGGGATATGTACTGCTGGACCCGCATATCCGTCTGTCTACCTATGTAGTACAGAAGTTTCAGAAGATGATTGAGGCAGCAGGTAAAGAGGGTGTGAATCATTTTTTGATCAGCAGCGGGTATCGAGATTTAGAAGAACAAGATAAGCTTTATCAGGAAAAAGGTTCAGACTATGCGTTGCCAGCGGGTTATAGCGAACACAACCTTGGCTTATCGCTGGATATAGGATCTACCCAGAGTGAGATGAGTAAAGCACCTGAAGGAAGCTGGCTGCAAAAAAACGCTTGGAAATACGGATTTGTATTACGTTATCCCAAGGACAAAACCGACATCACCGGTATTCAATTTGAACCGTGGCATTTTCGTTATGTCGGGTTACCTCATAGTGCCATCATGGAGGAAAACAAGCTTGTGCTGGAGCAATATTTGGATTACATACGTGAGAACAAGAGCATTTCGACAGTTGTAGAGGGTGAAGCGTATAACATCAGTTATTATCCGCTTTCCCAAAATATCATCAAGGTACCGGAGAACGGCCAATATGAGATCTCAGGGAACAACATCGATGGTGTGATTGTGACTGTGCAGAAATAAATACATATAACAACGAGGGAGGTCAGTAATGAAGCATATGACATCATTCATGAGATTGGTTACGGCAGCAGGATTTGTGGTGTATCTGTATGTAATTATCAAGTTGATCTTATTTAAATGGGGTTCTGTTGACGTCCACGTTCTGCAGTATCAGCTTCAGATTACTCTAGAACAGCCTGATAGAATCTTTGATCGACCCGGCAACTATATTCCCTTCAAGGAAATTCTTAGAGAGATTCACCGTTTGTCTATGTCGAGTCCATTCTCGTCTACGAACCTGATAGGCAATATTCTGGCCTTTATTCCATTGGGGCTCTTCATCCCTAAACTCTTCACATCAAGAGGGGCGTCGTTCATAGGCGTATTTATTTTCTCTCTGCTTCTAAGCTTATGTTTCGAAGTGACGCAGCTTCTATTGCGGATGGGCACATTTGATGTAGATGATCTTATATTGAACACATTCGGCGGCATCATTGGTTATTGTGTCTTCAAATTGCTTATGTGGTTTATTAAACCCCAACCCCATGAAGATAAGGAAGTTGGGGTCGTGTCTTATAATTGAATTGTCATGGGTATTTAGTGCAGTGTCTGTTCTAGAATACTCTGCGGGCGGTAACGAAGCGTTTCTTCCACTGGCTGTCGAAGGTCTCCACATGCACGCCGAGTTCTTTCGAATACGTATGCAGAATCTGGTTATCTCCCGCATAGATGCCCACATGTCCAATATCCAGACCGCGTGCACTGAAGAATAATAAGTCACCTTTACGCAGCTCATCGATCCCGACTTTCTTGCCTATGTTAGCCTGATCATAGGATACACGAGGAAGTTCGATCGACAGTGTATCCTGGAACACACGCTTAACGAAAGAGGAGCAGTCAAAGGTATCTGTCTGATCTGGTGAAGCACCGAAGACATACGGTGTGCCCAGATATTTTTTGCCGTACGCAATTAGCTCGTCCGCTTGCTTCTCAATCAGAGTAGGGCTTGTGTAATCGGTATATTTCGGTTTCGCAGATATGTATCCGGTTCTATTATCCTGAGTCCGAATTTCCAGCCAGGAAGCGTCAACTTCGCGGATCACATGAACTTTGGCACCAGCAGATAACATTTCCAAGCTAACGGAGCTGCTTCCAGAGTCTGGGGAGCTTCGTAAATTAACGCCCCACAGGATGGACGTATTATAATCTACAGATGGTGAGATTTGAACCGAACGGGTACTTTGAACCCACTTCACAGTACTTCCCAGAGCCTCGCTAACGAAGCGCAGAGGGATCATAGTATAACCTTTAGTAATCTGGCCCGGCCTGGTTAGAGGTAGCTTTTGACCATTTAGATTAGCTGTGAGCTCGCCTATGTGATAAGTAAGCGTTGTATCTCCTTTAGTTGCTGTGACCGTTTTGCTTGCGTTATTCCAGGATAACTTGGCACCCTGTACTTCAAACAGTCCGCGCATAGGAACGAGTACCGTGCCATTGATATTGAGCGGCTCAACCTCTGGTTGAAGTTGTTGGCCATCCCAATAAATGGATATCTTCTAGGGAGTCAACGGAGCTTGGCGGGCCGTGTCTGCATGAGCAGAGGTAGAATATAACAGGGATACAGCCAGTAGAGAGAGAAGCAGATTTTTACTTTTCGTCATGCGTTCATCACCTTGTGGATAGATTTGGTTCATATAGTTGGACGAAGGAAAGACGAAATGGTTCTGTTCCAATTATTTACACCCATTTATTTCCCTATTATTTAGAGGTTATAAGTTCAATGCTTGTGGGTATAAGCTTATATACAAAATGGGGGAGGACAGCTTATGAAATGGAGAGGTAGAAGCGGTAGTTCGAATGTTGAGGATCGCAGAGGCATGGGTGGAGGGGGAAAACTGGTTGGCGGTGGAATTGGCGGCATAATCGTTGTCATTATTGTGACTTTGTTAAGTGGTGGCAGTCCAGGAGATATTCTGAATAACTTGACGAATACAGGGTCAGAAACGAGTGCGCCCTATGAGCAAACGGCTCAAGAAGAGGAGCTTACACAGTTCGTATCGGTTGTACTTAAGGATACTGAGGATATATGGAGTGATCTATTCAAGCAAAAAGGTTTAACTTACGAAGATCCAACGCTCGTGTTGTATACAGGCAGCGTCCAATCTGCTTGTGGAGAAGCAGGTGCATCGGTAGGGCCGTTCTATTGTCCAGGCGACCACAAGCTATACATTGACTTAAGCTTCTATGATGAGCTTCGTCAGGAGTTTCAGGCTCCAGGTGATTTTGCCATGGCATATGTGATTGCTCATGAAGTGGGCCACCATGTTCAAACACTGTTGGGCACCACTGAGAAGATTATGCCGCTTCGTGAACAGCTTAGTGAAACGGAGTTTAATAAATATCTGGTTGACTTTGAATTGCAGGCTGATTATCTGGCAGGCGTATGGGCCCATCATGCTCAGGGAATGGGCTTGCTTGAAGCGGGTGATATTGAGGAAGCTTTAACGGCAGCAAGCGCAGTCGGTGATGACAGCATCCAAAAAAAGGCTCAGGGGTATGTTGTACCCGAGAGCTTTACCCATGGAACTTCCGCGCAGAGGAAGCAATGGTTTAATAAAGGCTTCCAAACCGGAAATATAGAAGGTGGAGATACGTTTCAACAGGCAAGCTAGTGTGAGATGAGGGGAATTGGAGGAATTCAGTCCCCTTCAGGCACAATCACTTGGATATGACGAGGGATAGTACTGAGTTCAATGGGTAAAGGGGGCCCTTCTTCGCCATCTACATTTGTCTTAACAGGTTCTACTGAGTGTACACTTACATTTTGGGCAGTAAAGTAAACTACATCTTTATGATCCTTCAGATTGCCAAGCAATAAAGAGATGCCGATCGTAACGGTATTGAGTATGGTAAGATCTTTTATAATAAAACAATGAAGCAAACCATCGTCGACAGCAGCATCGGGTGCCAGTTTCTCAAATCCGCCCACCGAGTTCGTTAATGCGGCCAGAAAAAGTGGGGATTGTCCTTCCCATGTTTCCCCATCATGATGAATGACAAGGGGCTGGGCAGGATTACGGAGATCTTTAATTCCTTCTTTGAAGTAGGCTAGAGCACCAAATTTGGATTTGTCGTCTGAGGATACAGAAGACAGTGTTTCAGCGAGTGAACCTGTGGCAACGACATTGGCGAATAACCTGCCGTTTAGTCGGCCCATATCAACGTTCTTAACCCTGGTTGAAGTAAGTGTCTGAATCGCTTCTTCAGGATTCAGCGGAATTTGCAAGGCACGGGCAAAGTCATTGACTGTCCCCAAAGGAACTACACCAAGTTTTGGGCGATGGTCTTGATCGATGAGTCCGTTAATGGTCTCGTGGAGTGTGCCGTCCCCGCCAATGGATACGACCAGGTCATAACTATCCTCGCATGCAGTTATACAAAAATGAGTGGCATCCCCTTCTTTAGTTGTCTCATTGACCGTAACACTATATCCTGCATCATCTAAAAGTTCTTCTACATTTCTGACATGCTCTAGCGCATCTTCTTTGCCGGAGACGGGGTTAATGATGATCATGGCTTGCTTCATACACATATTCCTCTCTATTGGGATTGCTGGTCACTTCTAACCTTTTACCCCAAAAGAATAGTTTTGAAATTTTCTATGCATGATTTATGTTACTTCCGTTATATAGCGTTACGATTCGTGAAAAAGGGTTGTGCTGCAGATATACCGGTGCTAATCGAGGCATATATATCCTCCACCAGTTGGTCGAGCTGTGGCATTTGCTCCTGCTTCATCGCGGATTTAATCTCTAGCGGTTCTCCAATAAATTCGATTTTTCTCATATCGCTTATGATTTCGGTCATCTCTTTAACGGAAGCGTTCGCCCAAGTATAGTTTCCGACCAATGATACTTTGCGGTTCTGGAGGTTCAAGGCGGCCATCTCCTGGAGCAGAGCTTGCATTCCGTGGTAGAGACTCATGTTGTAGGTGGGTGAACCAAAGATTAAATGACTGAATTTCCAGGCATCCGAAATAATGTACGAAGAATGCGTCTTGGACACATCATACATACGAATATCTTGCACCCCTTTGGCAGATAGCTTGGAGGCGATCATGTTCATCACGTTCTCTGTGTTGCCGTACATAGAAGCATAGGCCAGCACAACGCCTTGTTTCTCCGGCTGATAGCTGCTCCACAGATTATACTTTCCGAGAATATAGGATAGATTCTCCCGCCAGACTGGTCCATGCAGCGGGCAGATCATATTAATCTCAAGCTGCGCCAGCTTGCTCAGAACCTTCTGTACCTGTGAGCCATATTTACCGACGATATTGGCATAATAACGCCGACTCTCCTCAAGAAAGACCCCTTCGAAATCAGTCTGATCGCAAAAGATATTGCCCGAGAGGGAACCAAAACAGCCAAAAGCATCTGCGGAGAACAGTATCTTGTTTGTCGTTTCATAAGTGAACATTACCTCCGGCCAATGGACGAAAGGCGTCAAATAGAAACGTAAGGTCCGGGTGCCAAGGGAAAGCTCATCTCCTTCTTGTACAATATAATAGTTTTCCGGTTTGCTGAAGGTATAGAACTGTTCCATGAACTGAAACGTTTTTTTGTTGCCGACAATCTTTAGATCCGGATAGCGCTTCAGCAGTTCTTCAATATTGGCGCAATGATCCGGCTCCATATGATTGACCACCAAATAATCCAAGGCTCTTCCCTGCAGGACATGTTCAACGTTCTCTAGGAATTGGGCGGTGATGGCGGAATCAACGGTATCCATCAGTGCGGTTTGCTCGTCTAAGATTAAATACGAATTATACGCGATGCCCTTTGGTAGTGGAAACATATTTTCGAACCGTTCCAGCCGCTTGTCGCTACCCCCAACCCAAACAATTGCGGGTGCTATCTCTTGTACACAGTACATCGGTATTCCCTCCATGGTAATAATTTTTTCAACAATATATCAGCATATGATGGCAAATAAATTGACATAAATCATAAGCCCTTATGCTCTAAGAGCGTAGAAACGATATCTGCGTTAGGTAATATTACATACACTTAGCCATTAAAAGGTGGATATAAGATGATTAAGTATCATTCTGCTGTTTTATGGTCTTTTTGAACCTGGAATTGCAGGTTTTCTAAACATATTTGACAATCTGATGAAGTGGCGAAATACGTTAATTTCTTTGGCGTTGACTCTATACTTAAGCTGTTTATTGCCGTTTGCATCCTGATATGTAACCGGATCAAGCACGGTAATTTTATGCAGCAGATCACCTGCGGAAATATATTAACGGTACCTGCAAAAAAACTTTGACAAGTCTAACAGGTACCGTTATAATATGAATCAACAGGTACAGTAAGGAAATTTAATTAAACAAATTTAAGGAGGATTCACGATGAACATGAATACTGAATTGTACGAAAAACTCGCGAAACTACAATGGTTGTTGCAGAGACAACACTTGAAAAACCACGCCGCTGTTGGCCCTATGGCCGACACGTCACGCGGGCAAGGTAGGATACTGGCGTTTCTCCGGATGAAAGATGGTATCAGCACAAAAGATTTATCCTATATGCTGGACATCCGTGTATCATCCCTTAATGAATTGCTGGCAAAAATGGAGAAAGCCGAATATATCACCCGTAAACCCTCAGAAACAGACAAACGCATCATGTTGATCTACCTGACGCAAAAAGGACAAGAGGAAGAGGGACAAGAGATAGACAGTGGTAACATATTTTCTCGCCTATCGCCAGAAGAGCAGGCAACTTTCGGGGAATACCTGGTCCGCGTCATTACGACTTTAGAGGAAGAACTCGGAACGGACGCAGAACGTGACGTAATGGCTCTCTGGATGGAGGCCGCAAAGGAGCGTATAGGTACAGAGGAATTTGAAAAACTAATGTCCATGCGTGGAAAAATGAACAGAATGTGGGGAAATTTGGGGGACGAACGCTTTAGCGGAAGGTTCCCTGGGTTTGGCGGGGAAGGCCGCGGGATGCACGAATTCGGCGGACCTTCCAGAGAGGGAAGAAATTCTTCCTCGGATAACTCATATGACCCAGACGATAAGTAAGTTGAACATTTAGCTAAGCATATCCTAGCCTCCAGAAACTGAAGATCATTCGAATCTTGCACACTAAACCCGCAATGTCATCGTTACGGGTTAGTTTGTGCTGCGGCGCGAAATCCCTATTATGTTTATAGTTAGAATTCTAAGTAATTTGAAGACAAAATAAATGAAGAAAGTGGTGACCCATATGGATGCAGAAAACCTCCATTACTTTGAAAAAGCACCGATCGCAAAAGCCGTAGCTCACTTCGCTGTACCGATGATGCTTGGCATGTCAATGAGTGTCATATATTCCATCTTGAATGCCTTTTTTCTTGGCACACTGGGCAATACTGCTATGTTAACCGCACTCGCGCTAACCTTGCCGTTATTCGCGGTCATTATGGCGCTAGGCAACTTGATTGGCATCGGTAGTGGTACATTCATTTCCCGTTTGCTGGGAGAGAAAAAGTATGATGACGTAAAACATGTGTCTTCATTCGCCGTTTACAGCAGTTTAGTTCTCGGTCTTATCGTGATGGCTGTCGGCCTCCCGTTGATTGATCCAATTGTTCATGGCCTGGGAGCGACACCTGACTCCTTCGGCTTCACAAAGGACTATGTCACGATTATGATTATGGGTTCACCATTCATCGTATTATTCTTCACGCTGGAGAATATCGTGCGCTCGGAGGGTGCGGCCATGACGTCGATGATCGGTATGATTCTCAGTGTTGTCGTGAATATTATCCTCGATGCGCTAGTCATCTTCGTCTTCCATTGGGGCGTGATTGGCGTTGCGTCTGCTACGGTCATTTCTAACTTGGTTGCAAGTGCATTCTACGCCTTTCATATAGGATATAAGAGCCAATTCTTAACCGTTTCCATTAAATGGTTCAAGGCTAACAAGGACATTCTCAGCAATGTATTCAAAATCGGACTTCCTGTTTTTGTTATGAGCCTCTTCATGGGTGCAATGTCGCTCATCTTCAACCGTTTTCTGGTCGAATATGGGGAGCAGGCCGTAGCGGCCTTCGGAATTTCATCCCGTTTATTGCAATTTCCCGAGGTTATTCTGATGGGCTTAAGCGAGGGAGTTGTGCCGTTGATTGCTTTCTCTTTTACAGCGAATAAATTACGCACGAAGCATACCATTGCATTCACGATCAAAGCGATTGTGGCTTTAGCAGTCGTGTTCGGCGTCATTGTCTTTCTGATTTCCGATCACTTAATTGGTTTATTTACGAATGATCCGCAATTAATTGAAATGGGTAGCTACATTCTACATGTGACGTTCTTATCCTTGTTCATTACAGGAATGACCGCGTTGTTTACGGGGATCTTCCAAGCAACAGCACAAGGAACCGCCGCGTTTATTATGTCAGTTATTCAAGGAATTACGCTGATTCCAGTGTTGTATATTGCCAATCGAATGAACGGCTTTCACGGGGTGGTCTGGTCGCTGGTCATTTCGGATGCTGTCACGTTCCTTGTTGGTGCCATCATGCTGTATGCTCTGCGGACTAAATTGCAGCCGGATTTGGAAAATTTAGTACAGTAGAAATCATATAACATGCAAGAAAGCAGGATAAGGGCGTTCCCCGATCCTGTATTTTTTTGGAAAAAAAGCCCTAACCAATGTCGGTCAGGGCTTTATCCTTTTGATTTTACTTATTCGAATGATCTCCGTACCTCTTTGTTAATCCGTTTCAATGAATCAATCTGCTCCACAGTCAACTCGCTAATAGTGGCCGCATATTCATCAATTGCTTTACGTTGGGCAGCCTCAATTTCATCCAGATTATTCTGATTATAGAATAGTTCTGAAGGCTGGATTTTGAGTGCGGTAATAATCTTCTGCAGTGTATCTATAGAAAAGTTCCGTTCCCCTCGTTCCAATGATCCAACATAGGCATCATCCAAGTTCGAGAGCTCCGCTAGTTGTTGTTGAGTTAATCCCTTTGCCTTACGTATGGCTCGAATTCTGTCTCCAACTGAATTTCTTAAATCCATCATGCTAGTCACCTCTCCTAAAGGTTAGGAGAGTATGGGTAGAAATGGCAGGGTCATAGAGACGGTAAAATATATTAATAGTACTGCATATAAGTAGTGTGTTAAGCTCATTGTACTACTTCTCTAGTGGAAGTAAAGTAAAAGGGACATATTGGAAGGTTATAGAGTCGGGCTTGACGATAAAGGAGGAAACAGCACTTGCGTAGTTCCATTCTAAAGTCACTGAAGCCGGATATTATGGTTGAAATGTTAGAAAACGCTTTTTTATTAGAAAATTGGGATAAAATACTGAATACTTCGGACATTCTTTTCAGTTACGCACAATGCATCTATGAAGAGCGTCAGGATCTCAAGTCAAAGGGTTTGCCTTTGCCTCTTGCAGTAGAGACGCTGCATCCGTTGGTGTATTATTACGGGTTCAGTCATCTCATGTGTGGGTTCGCTCATCAGAAGCAGGGCCACTATGATCAAGCAAGAGAATACATAATAAAATATGCGGATTTGGGCTGGTTCGACGATTTAGGTGAGGAAGGACTCCAACTGGTTGAGGAATTCCGGTTCCTAGCGAAGACTAATTTATATACATTGGATATTCTAGCGGGCAAGACAGATCAGTTAGAGGAATATGTGCTCTTTCTGCAAGATTATCCAGAGGAATTATTGCCGGGTCAGGATACGGTATTACAAGCGGTGCTTCGATATGATATGAATTTGTATGAGCTTCTGCATGCGTTCGCACAACAGTTTACAGAGTTTGGGGAGTCCAATGACGGGGCTAATATCTCGTATTACTACAACTATTGTTATTACTTAGCTGTATATCATAAGCGGGCCGGGCGACACGCAGAGGCACTGGAATGCATTTTGCAGTGTATTATATTAGCCCATAAGTCTCACAATAACGGCGATTTCAGAAACTGTATGGCATTGTTCCAATCCTTACGAGATAGGGCTACAGAGGTACAGATTAGGCAATATCAGGAGGTGCTGACCGCTTCTTTGGAATAGGTAGATAAGTGCTGCAATTTGTCGCAAGCTCGTTCCCCCTTGTTAAGAGGCTGGAGCGGGCTTTTTTTGAAAATATGGCCAAGTAGAAGCACCCTAATATTTAATTCGAATTATCCCTATCTGGAACGTATGTTTTTCAATGGGTTTCTGATAACATAGGAGGCACAGAATGATCGTATATTTCCTAACTAGGAGTCAACCATCTATGAACTATAATCTGTATTTATCGGCACTACTGATGGCTGCTACCTGTTGTTCTCTGATGTTGGTTTATCTATGTTGGAAAAGAAGAAATTTACCGATAGCCATAAGCTATGGCTTAGGCTTATTAACGGGCTCTTTTTACACTTTTGGTTATGCCTTTGAAATTACTAGTACTACCCTAGAGCAAATACGGTTCTGGCTGCGCATTGAATATATCGGTATTCCCTTCGGTACTGTGCTGTGGTTTATTATGGTTCTGCAGTATACGGGGCGGCAATCATGGGTGCGTCCAAGGTACGTTGCCCTTCTGATGGTTGTTCCCATCCTAACCTTTATTTCTCATAACACAAATGAATGGCATCACTTATTCTACAAGAGTATGACGATCAATACTTCAGAAGGATTCCCATTGGTCACCTTGATTAAGGGGCCTTTATATGAACTTCACGTTATATATTCCTATAGCTTTTTTATAGTGGGAATGGTTTTTTTGATTCAGATGTTCCGCAGAGCAGCCCCCCGTATGAAGAAACAAGTAGCCCTTATGATCATAGGCTCTTGGGGACCCTTTGGCTTTACGCTTGTTTATTTAAGTAGATTGATCTATATGCCCCTTGATTTATCTCCATTCGGGTTCTTGTTCTCTGGTATTTTTTTCATGTGGGGAATCTATCAATTTAATATGCTGAGGTTGGCACCTTTAGCTTTGCAAAATGTGTTTGAATCGATGAAAGATGCGGTCATTGTGTTTGATCTGGATAATAGACTAATCAGTTTCAATAAGGCAGCCAATTGGGTGATTGGAGGTTTACATAAAAAAATACTTGGACAGCCGGCTGCTCAAGTCTTGCTCCATTATCCATTATTACTGGAAATCATTATGAAAGATCCATCCTCGGAGAGCAGGGTCCAAATCACAGGTCAGAGTGATGGACAATTTTATAATATCCATATGTCCTATGTGAGTGGTAACAACCCCAATCCGGTCGGCAAATTACTTCTGTTAAGCAATGTAACGGAAACAGTGCGTGTAGAGGAAAGACTCCACGATAATGCCAGACAGCTGGGTGAATTGAATACGTTCAAGGACAGGATGTTTAGTGTAGTCGCCCATGATATTCGCGATCCCATAGCGGTTCTGGTCAATCTGATGGAATTACTTGAGGAGGAAATTCAGGCCTCAGGTGAGGACCATGAGGAGATCGTTCGCGAGATGAGGCAGCAGATTCAGAATACATTTTCTTTGGTAGAAGGCTTGCTGGATTGGTTTCGGAGTCAAACAGGGGGTATGATTTTTAATCCAGTGGAAAGGGATTTGGCCCATACAGTTCAAACCAATTTGAGTTTAGTGCGCCTCCGTGGTGAGAACAAGAATATCAACATCCTATCCGAAATACCTAAGGGTACCTATGTTTATGCCGATAAAGAAATGCTTGAGTTGATTATCCGCAATCTACTATCCAATGCCATTAAATTTACGGACTACGGTGGAACCATCCGCTTAAAGGCAGAGCAGAAAGATCGTCAAATGGTTATCTCGGTAAGTGATACAGGAGAAGGAATACCATTAGAACAAGCCCATTCTTTGCTGCAGGATGATTATCCAGTTTCTTCAGTAGGAACAGCGGGAGAGCGGGGCATCGGGCTGGGACTTATCTTATGCAGAGAATTTGTTCACATAAATGGGGGAGAGATTTGGTTTGACAGTATACCAGCACAAGGCAGCACCTTTTACTTCTCTATCCCTACTGCAGCTAAAGCTTCAACTAGACGAGCAGCCAGCATGGAAGGTGAAGTGAGATGAAGGTTATCCTTATTGATGATGAGAAGGCGATGCATTTAATTATGAAGCGGATGCTTGCCAAGATTACCGAGGTTGAAATTGTGGGTAGTTTTCAAGAAGTGGCAACCGCCTTTTCCTACTTGGAGAATCATGAGGTCGATTTGATATTTGCTGATATCAGTATGCCAAGGGAAAATGGTCTGGAGTTTGCTGAACGGTTACGGGCAAGCGGCAGACACACCAAGCTGGTTTTTATAACCTCCCATAAGGAACATGCGCTATATGCCTTTGATGTGCAAGCTTTCGACTATATTTTGAAGCCTGTTGTGCAAGAGAGATTACACCACACGGTCC comes from Paenibacillus sp. 19GGS1-52 and encodes:
- a CDS encoding HAMP domain-containing sensor histidine kinase, giving the protein MNKSNRSFRTTMILLLGLSMLLSGGITYGVYRILQLYYVGVRREDQLAEYRHIMGNIGDIYFFLILFIPLAILFFFLFTKPYLTYFNEISKGIHHLANGEFKNRVHISSRDEFRIIAEDLNLASEKLQEAVEKGDFAENSKDQLVVNLAHDLRTPLTSVLGYLDLILKDEGLTEEQIKHFISIAFNKSQRLEKLIDGLFDITRMNYGMLPVEKKRIDVSELLRQLNEELYPVFEKNHLISRLNITPNLYISGDGELLARVFENLLTNANRYGKDGLYVDINCHLDSGHVVIQVVNYGGHIAPEDLPHIFDMYYTSDRSRTHQEGSTGLGLFIARNIVVQHEGTLSVESNVVRTLFEVQLPLASII
- a CDS encoding M15 family metallopeptidase — translated: MKKWGFFLFIVVLLGYAIFGAKEYLQQKLEDFDGKYENQGMSINNSKTIEIVPQDQLYQGDLILVNKEYPIHQEGVKSDIVNVSDHADLMQGYVLLDPHIRLSTYVVQKFQKMIEAAGKEGVNHFLISSGYRDLEEQDKLYQEKGSDYALPAGYSEHNLGLSLDIGSTQSEMSKAPEGSWLQKNAWKYGFVLRYPKDKTDITGIQFEPWHFRYVGLPHSAIMEENKLVLEQYLDYIRENKSISTVVEGEAYNISYYPLSQNIIKVPENGQYEISGNNIDGVIVTVQK
- a CDS encoding VanZ family protein gives rise to the protein MKHMTSFMRLVTAAGFVVYLYVIIKLILFKWGSVDVHVLQYQLQITLEQPDRIFDRPGNYIPFKEILREIHRLSMSSPFSSTNLIGNILAFIPLGLFIPKLFTSRGASFIGVFIFSLLLSLCFEVTQLLLRMGTFDVDDLILNTFGGIIGYCVFKLLMWFIKPQPHEDKEVGVVSYN
- a CDS encoding stalk domain-containing protein, whose amino-acid sequence is MSIYWDGQQLQPEVEPLNINGTVLVPMRGLFEVQGAKLSWNNASKTVTATKGDTTLTYHIGELTANLNGQKLPLTRPGQITKGYTMIPLRFVSEALGSTVKWVQSTRSVQISPSVDYNTSILWGVNLRSSPDSGSSSVSLEMLSAGAKVHVIREVDASWLEIRTQDNRTGYISAKPKYTDYTSPTLIEKQADELIAYGKKYLGTPYVFGASPDQTDTFDCSSFVKRVFQDTLSIELPRVSYDQANIGKKVGIDELRKGDLLFFSARGLDIGHVGIYAGDNQILHTYSKELGVHVETFDSQWKKRFVTARRVF
- a CDS encoding neutral zinc metallopeptidase produces the protein MKWRGRSGSSNVEDRRGMGGGGKLVGGGIGGIIVVIIVTLLSGGSPGDILNNLTNTGSETSAPYEQTAQEEELTQFVSVVLKDTEDIWSDLFKQKGLTYEDPTLVLYTGSVQSACGEAGASVGPFYCPGDHKLYIDLSFYDELRQEFQAPGDFAMAYVIAHEVGHHVQTLLGTTEKIMPLREQLSETEFNKYLVDFELQADYLAGVWAHHAQGMGLLEAGDIEEALTAASAVGDDSIQKKAQGYVVPESFTHGTSAQRKQWFNKGFQTGNIEGGDTFQQAS
- a CDS encoding diacylglycerol kinase family protein — protein: MKQAMIIINPVSGKEDALEHVRNVEELLDDAGYSVTVNETTKEGDATHFCITACEDSYDLVVSIGGDGTLHETINGLIDQDHRPKLGVVPLGTVNDFARALQIPLNPEEAIQTLTSTRVKNVDMGRLNGRLFANVVATGSLAETLSSVSSDDKSKFGALAYFKEGIKDLRNPAQPLVIHHDGETWEGQSPLFLAALTNSVGGFEKLAPDAAVDDGLLHCFIIKDLTILNTVTIGISLLLGNLKDHKDVVYFTAQNVSVHSVEPVKTNVDGEEGPPLPIELSTIPRHIQVIVPEGD
- a CDS encoding FprA family A-type flavoprotein produces the protein MYCVQEIAPAIVWVGGSDKRLERFENMFPLPKGIAYNSYLILDEQTALMDTVDSAITAQFLENVEHVLQGRALDYLVVNHMEPDHCANIEELLKRYPDLKIVGNKKTFQFMEQFYTFSKPENYYIVQEGDELSLGTRTLRFYLTPFVHWPEVMFTYETTNKILFSADAFGCFGSLSGNIFCDQTDFEGVFLEESRRYYANIVGKYGSQVQKVLSKLAQLEINMICPLHGPVWRENLSYILGKYNLWSSYQPEKQGVVLAYASMYGNTENVMNMIASKLSAKGVQDIRMYDVSKTHSSYIISDAWKFSHLIFGSPTYNMSLYHGMQALLQEMAALNLQNRKVSLVGNYTWANASVKEMTEIISDMRKIEFIGEPLEIKSAMKQEQMPQLDQLVEDIYASISTGISAAQPFFTNRNAI